In the genome of Colletotrichum lupini chromosome 8, complete sequence, one region contains:
- a CDS encoding endonuclease/Exonuclease/phosphatase — MEFSVSSTHDTALCLIPPREQWPSIDRLRFQNDKAYAKWPPHVNLVYPFTRSADSESLHQASDAIVNSLKALQETGDLASIPLSLDSPDYFENKHGSTLFLCDKDEKRTRRLASLRTTVLTAIGQTRLAPYHMHMTIAQCEDTAGPSKLSFLLGKLRRLQPVSWEVTQLAVLVRLSSGQMSLWGLIDLVSPSLSQCDDSFGLSPKLASAVIPQQSWRFSSQELGWRPASSNTYSHHPEIKAVENLIVASWNVLAEFEWPPSRSRYPVIIDNLLARNAVADILVLQEVTDDFLPFLLNDDRIRKLYPNASHGSPDDPNAGPLPSILNHVVLSKHPFSWEYLPFLRPHKGSCVISFGDLAHSEGEEPTSPLVLATCHLSHGLTDGAVVTKERELQVLLSHLKSKYASHQWIIAGDFNITTSSYTIDAAVRKGAITVQTENVLRSIETTLAKAELLDVWMVSRIEAGVSDNFKGDLNQMFEGEQGATFDPTANPHASKMVGTGLGNRPQRYDRILVKGTCSFQISRFNMFGFVTGDSETGQEPLYPSDHWGVRCLLQRSHAKDAASDARAIPINIKRAPDGLSDTTELTKCLENHEVFPSAEDETARNEAVQLLRQILIESDQPLVDNKRGRPTIVLVPVGSYGLGTWSRNSDIDCFFIGSISPRVFFTLTRQRLKKAGIPGIRLLRKVKAKTGTMLEVEVLGVRCDLQYCQAPNIADEWPDVLKRPASDPAFSLSAQTLLKLKPARDLFYLQRSVPDLAQFRLSYQAIKTWAKARGIYAAKFGYLGGIHLTVMLVNVCKVLVHNGGTVSAADIITTFFEHYARFDWLKDMVFDPFFHKNLRYHRTSREALVLLGWHSPTLNTALNASVPTVKIISTELRQANKLLSADGATWESLLPVLEPGRDNVMTPSAANFLTSFRSFVDLRVHYWGASLERGSRLIGWLESRCASLLVDINRRVPQLSARIWPARFVDASTCDPQNTQGDYQGSYLVGLEWMEPDEKPGRGDLEVAQSNLRAVLQQFEKMILSDEKYFDSTTSWFCASIVKTNELGNLRLDDREWGVYIDGDDDSDTEDEDDTEDENEEELAAQERLAAGKLSKKAKAAKQRSGTANPKPEGIGKFRTALDVLNRLRWDPDIDSNDYVIGYEDRFLGPQEKALSAWKSEQTHEEFIPQHRILWFKRGSDGVIVWHRSERIDLLFKKT; from the exons ATGGAGTTCAGCGTCTCATCCACACACGACACGGCTCTTTGCCTCATTCCACCAAGGGAACAGTGGCCATCAATTGACCGTCTTCGTTTCCAAAATGACAAGGCCTACGCAAAATGGCCACCTCACGTCAACCTCGTTTACCCATTCACGAGGTCTGCAGATTCGGAGTCTCTGCATCAAGCATCCGATGCCATTGTCAATTCCCTCAAGGCTCTTCAGGAGACTGGTGATCTTGCTAGCATACCCCTTTCCCTCGACTCACCAGACTATTTTGAGAATAAGCACGGCAGCACTCTGTTTCTGTGTGACAAGGACGAAAAGAGGACTCGTCGCCTTGCTTCTTTACGCACCACGGTTCTCACGGCTATCGGCCAGACGCGCCTTGCTCCATACCACATGCACATGACGATTGCTCAGTGCGAGGATACGGCAGGACCATCTAAACTCAGTTTCCTCCTTGGGAAGCTACGACGCCTACAACCGGTCAGTTGGGAGGTAACCCAACTGGCCGTTCTAGTTCGTCTTTCTTCCGGTCAAATGAGCCTCTGGGGTCTCATTGACCTTGTTTCGCCTTCGCTTAGTCAATGCGATGATTCGTTTGGATTATCTCCTAAGTTGGCCTCTGCCGTTATCCCTCAGCAATCATGGAGATTCTCCAGCCAGGAGTTGGGGTGGCGGCCGGCCTCTTCAAACACATATTCACATCACCCAGAGATCAAGGCAGTGGAGAACCTCATCGTCGCCAGCTGGAACGTTTTGGCAGAGTTCGAATGGCCCCCATCTCGTAGCAGATACCCCGTCATCATTGACAACCTACTCGCACGAAATGCCGTTGCAGACATCTTGGTACTCCAAGAAGTGACGGACGACTTCTTACCATTCTTACTCAATGACGACAGAATTCGCAAATTGTACCCCAATGCCTCCCACGGGTCTCCTGACGACCCCAATGCAGGTCCATTACCCAGCATACTCAATCATGTGGTCCTCAGCAAGCACCCATTTTCATGGGAGTATCTTCCCTTCCTACGCCCGCACAAGGGATCATGCGTAATCAGCTTCGGTGATCTGGCACACAGCGAAGGAGAGGAACCTACTTCTCCTTTAGTACTGGCAACTTGTCACCTGAGCCATGGTCTGACAGACGGCGCTGTGGTTACAAAGGAAAG AGAACTCCAGGTATTACTAAGTCACCTCAAGTCCAAATACGCTTCGCATCAATGGATCATCGCGGGTGATTTCAATATCACAACATCTTCCTACACTATCGACGCCGCCGTCAGAAAGGGGGCCATCACGGTCCAGACAGAGAATGTCCTCCGAAGCATCGAAACAACTTTGGCAAAGGCCGAACTCCTCGACGTATGGATGGTCTCGCGCATCGAAGCCGGCGTGAGTGATAACTTCAAAGGGGACCTCAACCAGATGTTCGAGGGCGAGCAAGGAGCAACTTTTGACCCTACTGCAAACCCCCACGCCAGCAAGATGGTTGGTACCGGATTGGGTAACCGACCCCAACGGTACGACCGCATCTTGGTCAAGGGCACCTGCTCTTTCCAGATATCTCGCTTCAACATGTTCGGCTTCGTCACTGGCGACAGCGAGACCGGACAAGAGCCCCTGTACCCGAGTGATCACTGGGGTGTTCGATGTCTATTGCAGCGCTCTCACGCAAAAGATGCCGCCAGCGATGCGCGGGCGATTCCTATCAATATTAAGAGAGCGCCAGACGGTTTGTCAGATACCACAGAACTTACTAAGTGCCTGGAGAATCATGAGGTGTTTCCCTCGGCGGAGGATGAGACAGCTCGGAATGAGGCTGTTCAATTGCTTCGTCAAATTTTAATCGAGTCCGACCAGCCACTCGTGGACAACAAACGAGGCCGTCCGACAATTGTGCTCGTCCCCGTAGGATCCTATGGTTTAGGCACGTGGTCCAGGAACTCCGATATCGACTGCTTCTTCATCGGATCCATCAGTCCCCGTGTCTTCTTCACTCTGACCAGGCAAAGACTGAAAAAAGCAGGTATCCCTGGTATTCGGCTTCTAAGGAAAGTCAAAGCCAAGACCGGCACAATGCTCGAGGTGGAGGTTCTCGGCGTGAGATGCGATCTCCAGTATTGCCAGGCACCCAACATCGCGGACGAGTGGCCTGACGTTCTGAAGCGTCCCGCGTCAGATCCAGCCTTCAGCTTGTCTGCCCAGACACTGCTGAAGCTGAAGCCCGCGAGAGATCTATTCTATCTCCAGCGATCCGTTCCAGACTTGGCCCAGTTCCGGTTGAGCTACCAAGCTATCAAGACTTGGGCCAAGGCGCGCGGAATCTACGCTGCCAAGTTTGGGTATCTTGGGGGCATCCACTTGACCGTCATGTTGGTTAATGTCTGCAAGGTGCTTGTACACAATGGCGGCACCGTTTCTGCTGCTGATATCATTACGACCTTCTTCGAGCATTATGCGCGGTTTGACTGGCTAAAGGACATGGTATTCGATCCATTCTTCCACAAGAACCTTAGATATCATCGAACAAGCAGAGAAGCCCTGGTCTTGCTCGGGTGGCACTCGCCAACGCTTAATACGGCACTCAACGCCTCCGTCCCGACCGTCAAGATTATCTCAACAGAACTCCGCCAAGCTAACAAGTTGCTATCTGCTGACGGAGCAACCTGGGAATCGTTGCTACCGGTGCTAGAGCCCGGCCGAGATAACGTCATGACGCCTAGCGCCGCGAACTTTCTCACGTCGTTCCGGTCCTTTGTGGACTTGCGTGTACATTACTGGGGGGCATCTCTAGAGCGTGGAAGTAGGCTCATTGGCTGGCTGGAGTCTCGATGTGCCTCTCTCCTTGTCG ATATCAACAGAAGAGTCCCGCAGCTTTCGGCGAGAATTTGGCCCGCGAGATTTGTCGACGCATCTACGTGCGATCCCCAAAACACCCAAGGCGATTATCAAGGCTCTTACCTCGTCGGTCTGGAATGGATGGAACCGGACGAGAAGCCAGGACGGGGCGACCTGGAAGTTGCACAAAGCAATCTCAGGGCTGTTTTGCAGCAGTTTGAGAAGATGATTCTGAGTGACGAGAAGTACTTCGATTCCACTACATCATGGTTCTGCGCGAGCATTGTAAAGACGAATGAGCTAGGAAATTTGCGATTGGATGATCGCGAATGGGGTGTGTACATCGACGGCGATGACGATTCGGATACAGAAGACGAGGATGACACCGAGGACGAGAATGAGGAAGAATTGGCCGCGCAAGAGAGGCTCGCCGCCGGAAAGCTGAGCAAGAAGGCAAAAGCAGCGAAACAGCGCTCAGGAACAGCCAATCCGAAGCCCGAGGGGATAGGCAAGTTTCGCACGGCGCTTGATGTGCTGAACCGACTGCGATGGGATCCCGATATTGACAGCAATGACTACGTCATCGGGTACGAGGACAGATTCCTGGGACCACAGGAGAAGGCACTGTCGGCCTGGAAGAGCGAACAGACGCACGAGGAGTTCATCCCTCAGCATCGAATCTTGTGGTTCAAGCGCGGCAGCGACGGGGTGATTGTGTGGCACAGGTCAGAGCGCATCGATTTGCTCTTCAAAAAGACTTGA